The proteins below are encoded in one region of Methylobacillus flagellatus KT:
- a CDS encoding nitrate regulatory protein yields the protein MIIATEFNMKDFSPDQTIILAKIRHIEELERLSACTVFVETIGLIIHQIQAERGASCLYLASAGQRFGRERSDIIEQNQGLELRFREALQRHLEHDSMVDAKQLTLISWILLGFDQLKALRHQVTLHKISFPDCIQSFNRFVGCLISLIFDITDNAVNSKISTYLLALYNLVQGKEFAGQERAVGSYMFGSGQVQQEHQQKLLELIALQDRHFELFCQFGGHQLQKAWAASMDTSIHQRHRQFRGKLTHAHDGQAVKTHDGDEWFELCSQRLTDIWHLQCQLIKGMHDMLETLAKEAKNDLEKTRQYLQKVRRQPAQSATLDSAFFNLSIPVENAYTFLAHDSQHAYPMESIVSLLQQQSQQIAEIENELAETKQALAERKQIERAKGLLMSKRGISEVEAYKILRSTAMEQNRKIIDVADNILAKQNSLS from the coding sequence ATGATTATTGCTACCGAGTTTAATATGAAAGACTTTTCTCCCGACCAAACCATCATTCTGGCCAAGATCCGGCATATCGAGGAGCTCGAACGGCTTTCGGCATGCACCGTCTTTGTCGAGACCATCGGCCTGATCATTCACCAGATCCAGGCAGAGCGCGGCGCAAGCTGCCTTTACCTGGCGTCGGCCGGTCAGCGTTTCGGCAGGGAGCGCAGTGACATCATCGAACAGAACCAGGGCCTGGAACTCAGGTTCCGCGAAGCATTGCAGCGTCACCTGGAGCATGACAGCATGGTCGATGCCAAGCAGCTCACCCTGATTTCGTGGATATTGCTCGGGTTCGACCAGTTGAAAGCGCTGCGCCACCAGGTCACCCTGCACAAGATTTCATTTCCTGACTGCATACAGTCGTTCAATCGTTTCGTCGGCTGCCTGATCTCGCTGATCTTCGACATTACCGACAATGCCGTCAACAGCAAGATTTCCACCTATCTGCTCGCGCTTTACAACCTGGTGCAAGGCAAGGAGTTTGCCGGGCAGGAACGCGCCGTCGGCTCCTACATGTTCGGCTCCGGCCAAGTACAGCAGGAACACCAGCAGAAGCTGCTGGAACTGATTGCCTTGCAGGACAGGCATTTCGAGTTGTTCTGCCAGTTTGGCGGCCACCAGCTGCAGAAGGCATGGGCGGCCTCCATGGATACCAGCATCCACCAGCGGCACCGGCAGTTCCGTGGCAAGCTCACGCATGCGCACGATGGCCAGGCCGTGAAAACGCACGACGGAGACGAATGGTTCGAGCTGTGCAGCCAGCGCCTCACCGATATCTGGCATCTCCAGTGCCAGCTCATCAAGGGCATGCACGACATGCTGGAAACGCTGGCCAAGGAGGCGAAGAACGACCTGGAAAAGACCCGCCAGTACCTGCAGAAAGTGCGCCGTCAGCCGGCCCAGTCCGCTACGCTGGACAGCGCCTTCTTCAACCTCTCCATCCCGGTGGAAAACGCCTACACCTTCCTCGCACACGACAGCCAGCACGCCTATCCCATGGAGTCCATTGTCTCACTGCTGCAACAGCAATCGCAGCAGATTGCCGAGATTGAAAACGAGCTGGCGGAAACCAAGCAAGCACTGGCGGAGAGAAAGCAGATCGAGCGTGCCAAGGGCTTGCTCATGAGCAAGCGCGGCATCAGCGAGGTGGAGGCCTACAAGATCCTGCGCAGCACCGCCATGGAGCAAAACCGCAAAATCATCGATGTCGCCGACAACATCCTTGCCAAGCAGAATTCCCTATCCTGA